The Methanocella arvoryzae MRE50 DNA window GACGCCCAGCACAGTGGCGATCTCGCCCAGCCCCCGGTAGGACAGCCTGACGGGAGGCGCTGCGTAATACCAGCCCAGCAGGTTGGAAAAGATCACGAGGCCGATGTAGGCCGGCGGGTATGAGTAGTACCAGGTGAAGACCGCCCCTGTCACGATGGAAAACGCTGCCAGGCAGAGCGCAATATAGAGTGCTGCCAGCCTCAGATGAGGATAGTCCCGCAAGATGCCGCTACCGCCCGAAACAGCGTTCGGGTTCGTGTGCAGGTCTGCCTCGTAGTCGAAAAGGTCGTTGCTGTAATGCATGGACAGGTGACCGGTCACCAGGATCAGGTAACCGATAGCGAGCTTGCCAGTGTGCAATGGACAGCCTGAGCAGGCGGCGAGAAGAGCCCCAAGCAGATAGAGGACAAGGCCCAGCAGAAGAAACCTAAACCGGCCGAGGCGTATGATAGGGATAATATCGCTACAGCCTGCCGACATAGTTTGCTCAAGCAGATTTTTAAATGCAGACGTATAAACTATTGTCACGGTAAAAGTAAAACAACCCCAGGGGAAGCTCCATGTCAGACGTAAAAAAGATCAAGGCGTTTGTCCAGAATGTGCTGGGCTGTGGGTGCTCGGAAGAAGTGTTCAGGATCATCGAAGAGACGCCCGCCGAATACAAAGGCGTCGGCTACTCGCGGATCAACGTAGGTAATCGTTTACTGGTATACGTGTTCAGGACTGACGATGAGGCTTTCGCCCTTGAACAAATGGAGGAAATCATCCGTGCAGGCCTGGCAGACAGGGACCGGCATAGCTTCAACAGGTTCCGCCTCGTTTATGCCATGAGGCGGCACGAGGAATTGAGAGACATTGTAGAAAAAGCGTTCGGCAGCCTTAAAACTGACGATAGGACTCATATACACGTCGTAGACGCAGGAACGGCCGATTTCGGACGTTAACCGGCCATCAGACCAGGTTTATGGCAGAACTGGAGCAGAGCAGGATTGCACGCTTACACTTCGATCGGTTTTTATCGTCTCTAAACCCTCAGGATATAGCATATCCGAAAGATATGTTTTTATAGTAGTCCGCTCTTGAATACTATTTGCGGACACAAGCCCGCAAAGAGAGTAATCAAATGATAGAAAATAGAAACAGGGGCCCCAGAAGCTTCGACGGCCCGAGAGAGATGCACAAGGCAACTTGTTCTGACTGCGGCAAAGAATGTGAAGTACCCTTCAAACCCGCAGAGGGAAGACCAGTATACTGCCGCGACTGCCTGCCCAAGCACAGAAAGCCCAGGGACAGCAGGTTCTAAGGAGTGTCAACAATGCGTGACAGTGGATTTAGAGGCCCCAGGAATTTTGGAGGCCCCAGGAACTTCGACGGCCCGAGAGAGATGCACAAAGCAACCTGCTCTGACTGCGGCAAAGAATGCGAAGTACCCTTCAAACCCGCAGAGGGAAGACCAGTATACTGCCGGGACTGCCTGCCCAAACACAGGAAGCCCAGGTTCTAAGGAGTGCCAATAATGCGCGACGGTGGATTCAGGCCCAGGAGCGGCCCCAGGAACTTCGACGGCCCGAGAGAGATGCACAAAGCAACCTGCTCTGACTGCGGCAAAGAATGCGAAGTACCCTTCAAACCCGCAGAGGGAAGACCAGTATACTGCCGGGACTGCCTGCCCAAACACAGGAAGCCCAGGTTCTAAACACAAGAAAGTCCGGGGTGAAAACCCCCAAGCTTTCATGTTCTTTTTCTTTAGTATTGCACTTGCAGTGGATATTATTGCTTGCTGCAACAATTCCACAATATTTAATAATGTTCAAGTTTAATTGATTCCCCAGCGGATGGCTGCCCTGTGTTTGTCCGAAAAGAGCTACAGCAACTGATGCCTTGTGCCCACGGTGGCCGGCTTCGCGAGATCGCGGAGCAGAAAGGCCTGAAAGAGAAGGAGATACTGGACTTTAGTGTCAACGTGAACCCGTACCTGCCATTGGACCCTAAGGAGATCGTCTCCGACGCCCTTTCCCGGGTGGCGGAGTACCCCGATAACAGGTACAATCAGTTCCGGGAGAGCGCGGCCAGGTTTACCGGCGTCAAAAAGGAAAACATCGTCCCGGGCAATGGCTCCACAGAAATCATCCGGCTTTTCGCCGAAGCGGCCATCACTAAGGGGGACATCATAGCTGTGCCGTGCCCCACCTTCGGGGAATATGAGCAGCAGTGCAGGCTCTTTGGCGCACACATGCGCTACGTGAAATTTTCATATCTGCTCGACAGGGAATACTGGCACCTGAACGGCAGTAAAGCGGTCTTCATCTGCAATCCCAACAACCCTGACGGCAGGCTCCTGAGTAAAGAGCACGTCCTGGAAATTGTCGACTACTGCAAGGGGAAGGGCATATTAACTGTAGTCGACGAGGCGTTCATCGACTTAGCTGATCCATGCCAGAGCGTTTCAAGGCTGGTCGAAAAATACGAAAACCTGCTGGTCATGCGGTCGCTGACCAAGTGTTTTGCCATACCGGGGTTCAGGCTGGGCTTCGGCATCGTCAACAGCAAAGACGCAGAGTTGCTGAACATGGTGCGGCTCACCTGGAACGTGGACAGCGTGGCGGCTGAGGTCGGCGCTCACTACATGGATGTGGCCGGGCCGTACCTGGACGTGTCCCGGGCATACATGCGGCGGGAACGGGAGCGGCTATTCGAAGGCATTTCTGCGATCAAAGGGCTGCGGGCTCTGCCTGCCAGCGCCAACTATTTCCTGCTGGACGTGGGCGGCCTCGGGATGACGGCTACGGAGTTCACCGGGAAGATGCTCGACCAGAAAATTCTGGTGCGGGACTGCGCTTCCTTCAAGATGCTGGGTGACACTTACGTACGCCTGGCGGTCAGGACTCACGAGGAAAACGAGCAGCTGCTTAAAGCCCTTAAAACGGTGGCGGAGTCATCTTGATCATATCGTTCATGCTGGAAGCGTTCATCCTCGCGCTGCTCATAGACCTCTTCATAGGGGAGCCCCGGACTTACGCGCACCCGGTGGTGTGGATCGGGACGCTGATCGGCTACCTGAAAGAGCGGGCTCCTAAACGTTTCCGGTTCGCCTTCGGTTTTTTCCTGATGGCGTTTTCCGTCACGCTATTCGTAGTAGCAGGCTGCGCCCTGAGCATTCTATCGTACATGATCTCGCCAGTCCTCGGGCTGCTGGTGACCGGTTACCTGCTCAAGTCGACTTTTTCGCTCTCGTTCCTGTGGGGCATCTCCCGGGAGATCTACGAGGACCTGAAATACGGGCGGTTCGACCTGGCAAAGGCTAAACTGCCGGCGCTGGTCGGAAGAGACGTGAGCAAGCTTAACGAAGGCCAGATGTCCTC harbors:
- a CDS encoding CxxC-x17-CxxC domain-containing protein, with translation MIENRNRGPRSFDGPREMHKATCSDCGKECEVPFKPAEGRPVYCRDCLPKHRKPRDSRF
- a CDS encoding prenyltransferase, yielding MSAGCSDIIPIIRLGRFRFLLLGLVLYLLGALLAACSGCPLHTGKLAIGYLILVTGHLSMHYSNDLFDYEADLHTNPNAVSGGSGILRDYPHLRLAALYIALCLAAFSIVTGAVFTWYYSYPPAYIGLVIFSNLLGWYYAAPPVRLSYRGLGEIATVLGVGVLMPAAGALTIAGSVPPAFLVFLPVLVLYSTSFILSVELPDMEADRAAGKRTFIARKGRSAGLVLIAGANLLATIYLLFLWLITAQALYLVASLVSVLLLVAGLLGIARRPTAGVAAAGFAKMSVGCFMVFLVAMDVSIAAFLR
- the cobD gene encoding threonine-phosphate decarboxylase CobD, encoding MFVRKELQQLMPCAHGGRLREIAEQKGLKEKEILDFSVNVNPYLPLDPKEIVSDALSRVAEYPDNRYNQFRESAARFTGVKKENIVPGNGSTEIIRLFAEAAITKGDIIAVPCPTFGEYEQQCRLFGAHMRYVKFSYLLDREYWHLNGSKAVFICNPNNPDGRLLSKEHVLEIVDYCKGKGILTVVDEAFIDLADPCQSVSRLVEKYENLLVMRSLTKCFAIPGFRLGFGIVNSKDAELLNMVRLTWNVDSVAAEVGAHYMDVAGPYLDVSRAYMRRERERLFEGISAIKGLRALPASANYFLLDVGGLGMTATEFTGKMLDQKILVRDCASFKMLGDTYVRLAVRTHEENEQLLKALKTVAESS
- a CDS encoding CxxC-x17-CxxC domain-containing protein gives rise to the protein MRDSGFRGPRNFGGPRNFDGPREMHKATCSDCGKECEVPFKPAEGRPVYCRDCLPKHRKPRF
- a CDS encoding CxxC-x17-CxxC domain-containing protein encodes the protein MRDGGFRPRSGPRNFDGPREMHKATCSDCGKECEVPFKPAEGRPVYCRDCLPKHRKPRF